The Geobacter metallireducens GS-15 region GGCACCTTCATTACCGCCCCCCATAGTTGCTCCGTTACCAAACAAACCATAAGAGACACTCATCGGCATCTCAAGATCCCAGCCCTCAGCGAAAGCTGTCCACGCGGGAGTGAATTTGAGATATCCCACCATGTTCTCGTCTGTCACACAACCGTATGCAGCACTGTCTTTTCCTGGAGCCTTCTTGTAACAAGCATTGAACAGGTTTTCGTTATCAGTGACTCGAAGATACTTGCTGAATGCAAATTCGGCTATTACTGACGAGTTGGTCCATAATGGCGTATGGCCAAAGCTGCCGATCGCATTTGCCAAGATATGGACTGTATCGCCACGTGCACCCTCGAGGGATCCATTGGCTATTGAACTGTTCAATGCCGTATTATGTCGATAACTGAACTCTGAACCGAAACTAAAACCTAAAAGCTGCTTAGAGAAACTGATACCCACGAGATGAGCATTCTTTGCGTAAACAGCTCTGTAGCTCCCGGCACCAGGGTTTAAGCTCACCCAGGGAGAGGTCTCGTCAAACATCCGGTAATATAGACCAAGAGTTCCATCCAACCATTGGGGACTCCACCTGGCGCTAAGACCGAAGTCGCCATACGTATCCGGTTTTACTGCACCCTCTCGCCTCAGAAAAACGCCGGGTGCAAGTGAGAATCGATCTGGCCCATTAAGAATGAAATCGGTAGCAGCCAAATAGGTGCCCCCTTCCGGGAACCGGCTCCCTCGCCATTCCAAATAATATTGGCCTGCAACGGAGAGTTCCGGAGTCAGCTGTATTTTACCCGCAATCTGGGTAATCGGCATGGAGACTTCCTTTGCATCAACACCAGGAGTTGAAAGTGCTTTCACTACATCGGTAGGAGCCTGAGCATAGGAAACGCTATGGGCGGACAAGACGACCGTTTCACCCCAAAGAACCGTCTGGCGCCCTATCGCCACATTAACCGGCATATCGCCAAGATCGAAGCTGCCCCACACATTTGCATCCAGCAATTCTCCCGAAGGTCCAATATAATATCGTTTTGTGTACGAGTTGTACTTGCCGCCGGAATAACTTCCACGGTCAGCCAAGGAAGGATTGGTCTTGGCATTATCATTGTACGCAACGTCAGCCCAAACCGCCCCACTCACGCGGATGCCCAATTTCTTTTTGTAGCTGAAATCAAGCTCTGACAAGAGGTCAAGCCGATTCGTCACCAAGTCTCCACTTTTGTCAAACTTGTAATCACCTTCATCTGAAGACGCGGTGTTGCCAATCTTGTGGTCCATACTCTGGATACGCATGCCGAGGTTATAACGGATGTTATTTCCCCATGCCAGGAACAGGTCTGGATTGCCTGTGTTAATTTCAAAGGCATTTGCCGCAACCAGTGAACCGAGAACACATGTTACTGCCACTAGAGAAACAACCGGGAAGCGGCACAATTTCCATTTCGCTTTAAAAATATCGCTCACTAGACACCTCCTGCATTGTAAGGGTTATCCCATCTTCCCGAAATTTCCTTTCCGTCGATCTTTAAATTCCTCGTAGGTGACCTGTCTCTTCTGTATCGACAAAACATGTAAACCACTTTTTAATCCTCCTTTTCACTAGTCTAACCGGCCACCCAAAATAAAATTGTTCGAACGGTCGTTATAGTACAACTGAACTATACACCGAATACAAGGTCAAGAAAAAAATCTGTAAAAAATACTTACGTTCTATTTAAAAACAAAAGGCATTAATTTTACAACTTGTCGTATTTACATAGCTTTTAATGCCGCGCAAAGCAAATAACCAATAATCCCGGCCGCACATCAAAAAAATGGGAAACTTTGTTCTATTGTTTACCGTGAAGCGAGAAAAAGACACAACTGTATAAATTAAAACTACAGCTGATATCTATCCGGATAGATGATCTCAACGATTACGCGAAAAAATTATGGAAAGAAGTTCGTTAAGGAAGGACTACAAAGATTACCAATTTGCATGCAGTTGTCTCAGCATTCAAAATGAGGAGGTTGACGCTTTTTACCGTAAAGCTCCTTATAGACTGCCTTACAAAAATTCAGCAACTGTTTGTTCGGAAAGTGCACGCGGCAATTGCCGCTCTAGCCGCAAACATGCGGCAATCATTGCCTCAGGAGGTTCAAGGCATCGGCTTATCTTGCAAATAGACCCCACAGGACCAAGCACCGTCCACTGCCAGTTCCGCCCCCGAAATATATGATGAGTCATCGCTTGCCAGAAAAAGACTGGCGCGAGCAATTTCCTCTGATTGTCCAACACGGCTCAAGGCGATTCCAGGAAATTTGATTTTCAGTTCTGCATTAACCTCTTCGAAGGACTTACCATCCGGGTTATTCATCGGCGTTACGATCCACCCAGGATGTAGAGAGTTAACACGGATGCCGAAAGGGCCCACCTCCATGGCAACACACTTGGTCAGACCACGCACTCCCCACTTACTTGCCGAATAGGCACCCGATCCGGAAGATCCGCGCAACCCGTTCACAGACGAAACATTAATAATAGAACCACGTCGGTTCTTTTTCATCGTGGGGATAACTGCCTTCATCCCCAAATATGGGCCAATCAGGTTAATATCAAGAATCCGACGAAAAGCTTCGCTCCGGGTTTCATCAATCGGCGAAGAAAAGAAAACGGCCGCATTGTTCACAAGTATGTCGATGCAGCCATACCTATCAATAATGCCTTCCACCAATTGCTCCCATCCCTGCTCGTCAGTCACATCAAGATGCTGATACATTGTGTT contains the following coding sequences:
- a CDS encoding SDR family NAD(P)-dependent oxidoreductase, with translation MGKLDGKVAIVTGGARGMGQTTAEVFVQEGASVVIVDVLDVEGEALAKRLGRNTMYQHLDVTDEQGWEQLVEGIIDRYGCIDILVNNAAVFFSSPIDETRSEAFRRILDINLIGPYLGMKAVIPTMKKNRRGSIINVSSVNGLRGSSGSGAYSASKWGVRGLTKCVAMEVGPFGIRVNSLHPGWIVTPMNNPDGKSFEEVNAELKIKFPGIALSRVGQSEEIARASLFLASDDSSYISGAELAVDGAWSCGVYLQDKPMP
- a CDS encoding DUF1302 domain-containing protein, translating into MSDIFKAKWKLCRFPVVSLVAVTCVLGSLVAANAFEINTGNPDLFLAWGNNIRYNLGMRIQSMDHKIGNTASSDEGDYKFDKSGDLVTNRLDLLSELDFSYKKKLGIRVSGAVWADVAYNDNAKTNPSLADRGSYSGGKYNSYTKRYYIGPSGELLDANVWGSFDLGDMPVNVAIGRQTVLWGETVVLSAHSVSYAQAPTDVVKALSTPGVDAKEVSMPITQIAGKIQLTPELSVAGQYYLEWRGSRFPEGGTYLAATDFILNGPDRFSLAPGVFLRREGAVKPDTYGDFGLSARWSPQWLDGTLGLYYRMFDETSPWVSLNPGAGSYRAVYAKNAHLVGISFSKQLLGFSFGSEFSYRHNTALNSSIANGSLEGARGDTVHILANAIGSFGHTPLWTNSSVIAEFAFSKYLRVTDNENLFNACYKKAPGKDSAAYGCVTDENMVGYLKFTPAWTAFAEGWDLEMPMSVSYGLFGNGATMGGGNEGAGSYGVGFNAIYNTLHTFSLAYNGYLATYKDNGSTITASNGSQLQDRGWLSFTYKYAF